In the Oncorhynchus nerka isolate Pitt River linkage group LG2, Oner_Uvic_2.0, whole genome shotgun sequence genome, one interval contains:
- the LOC115133624 gene encoding inhibin beta B chain-like, which translates to MINCIIKVLLFVACVLTVRCKEAAPGSLRPLPGTETQTVAQETCTSCGIGQPEESGRVDMDFLEAVKRHILSRLQMRVRPNITHPIPKAAMVTALRKLHAGKVREDGRVEIPNLDGHATSNANDVLEESSEIISFAETDELVSSKSSLFFLISNEGNQHLYVTQATLWLYLRLLPNTLDKGQRRKVTVKVYYQEPGLGSKWNLVEKRVELKRSGWHTFPLTNAIQMVFEKGGRRQNLDVRCEGCEDLAVLPILVNQNDESHRPFLVVQARQADNKHRIRKRGLECDGSSSLCCRQQFYIDFRLIGWNDWIIAPSGYFGNYCEGNCPAYMAGVPGSASSFHTAVVNQYRMRGMSPGSMNSCCIPTKLSTMSMLYFDDEYNIVKRDVPNMIVEECGCA; encoded by the exons ATGATTAACTGTATAATCAAAGTGTTATTATTTGTGGCTTGTGTGTTGACTGTCCGCTGCAAAGAAGCGGCGCCGGGATCCTTGAGACCTTTGCCGGGAACGGAGACGCAAACCGTAGCTCAGGAAACTTGCACTTCGTGTGGCATCGGTCAGCCCGAGGAATCAGGACGGGTGGACATGGACTTTCTGGAGGCGGTGAAAAGGCATATCTTGAGCAGGTTACAGATGAGGGTAAGACCCAACATCACCCATCCTATCCCGAAGGCGGCGATGGTGACTGCGCTTCGGAAGCTCCACGCGGGTAAAGTCCGCGAGGATGGCAGAGTAGAAATCCCGAATCTGGATGGACACGCGACCAGCAATGCCAATGACGTGCTGGAGGAAAGCTCGGAGATAATCAGTTTCGCAGAGACAG ATGAGCTGGTATCATCAAAATCCAGCCTGTTCTTCCTGATCTCTAACGAGGGAAACCAGCACCTGTATGTGACCCAGGCCACCCTGTGGCTGTATTTAAGGCTGCTTCCTAACACCCTGGACAAGGGCCAGCGGAGGAAGGTCACAGTCAAGGTGTACTACCAGGAGCCTGGCCTGGGCAGCAAGTGGAACCTGGTGGAAAAGCGTGTCGAGCTGAAGAGGAGCGGTTGGCACACCTTCCCCCTGACCAACGCTATCCAGATGGTGTTCGAGAAGGGCGGCCGGCGGCAGAACCTGGACGTGCGCTGTGAGGGCTGCGAGGACCTGGCGGTCTTACCGATCCTCGTGAACCAGAACGACGAGTCCCACAGGCCGTTTCTAGTCGTACAGGCCCGGCAAGCGGACAACAAGCACCGCATCAGGAAGAGGGGGCTGGAGTGTGACGGGAGCAGTAGCCTGTGCTGCAGGCAGCAGTTCTATATAGACTTCCGCCTCATCGGCTGGAACGACTGGATCATCGCGCCGTCGGGGTACTTTGGGAACTACTGCGAGGGCAACTGTCCAGCGTACATGGCGGGAGTGCCAGGGTCGGCGTCGTCCTTCCACACTGCAGTGGTCAATCAGTATCGGATGAGAGGCATGAGCCCCGGCTCCATGAACTCCTGTTGCATCCCCACCAAGCTCAGCACCATGTCAATGCTCTACTTCGACGATGAATACAACATCGTCAAGAGAGACGTGCCCAATATGATCGTGGAGGAGTGTGGATGCGCTTGA